A window of Campylobacter pinnipediorum subsp. pinnipediorum contains these coding sequences:
- the queA gene encoding tRNA preQ1(34) S-adenosylmethionine ribosyltransferase-isomerase QueA, which yields MNDINALSSYDYNLPNELIANEPIMPKEDARLLVYHKNSKKIQHLKFGDLADILPKCAVIFNDTKVIKARIIGKKQSGGQTEIMLNQPLGDGKFSAYIRGKVNQGSMLIFDNEINAEVLKLNDDGTRVVSFLKSNKKLDTNEVFKELEIIGHIPLPPYIKRADTKEDESWYQSIFAQNSGAVAAPTASLHFSNEMLEKIKNTHKTSYITLHVGAGTFKGVESENINEHKMHSEFFSIPQATLDIINSDTPILGVGTTVTRCIEEYARSKKDSGFCNLFLNLNNPPIRQQYLLTNFHLPKSTLIMLVSSFIGLDETMEIYKTAIEKKYRFYSYGDGMIII from the coding sequence ATGAATGATATAAATGCACTTTCTAGCTATGATTATAATTTACCAAATGAATTAATAGCAAATGAGCCAATTATGCCAAAAGAGGATGCAAGACTCTTGGTATACCATAAAAACAGCAAAAAAATACAACATCTAAAATTTGGAGATTTGGCAGATATTTTACCTAAATGTGCTGTTATTTTTAATGATACAAAAGTTATAAAAGCAAGAATTATAGGCAAAAAACAAAGTGGTGGTCAAACAGAGATAATGCTAAATCAACCACTTGGTGATGGCAAATTTAGTGCATATATAAGAGGTAAGGTAAATCAAGGAAGCATGCTAATCTTTGATAACGAAATAAATGCAGAAGTCTTAAAACTAAATGATGATGGAACAAGAGTTGTTAGTTTTTTAAAATCAAATAAAAAATTAGACACAAATGAGGTCTTTAAAGAACTAGAAATTATAGGACATATACCTCTGCCACCATATATAAAAAGAGCAGATACAAAAGAAGATGAAAGCTGGTATCAAAGCATATTTGCACAAAATTCTGGTGCAGTTGCAGCACCAACAGCAAGTCTTCACTTTTCTAATGAAATGCTTGAAAAAATAAAAAATACACACAAAACATCATATATAACACTTCATGTTGGAGCTGGAACATTTAAAGGTGTTGAAAGCGAAAATATAAATGAACACAAAATGCATAGCGAGTTTTTTAGTATACCGCAAGCAACACTAGACATAATAAACTCTGACACACCTATATTAGGTGTTGGAACAACTGTAACTAGATGCATAGAAGAGTATGCTAGAAGCAAAAAAGATAGTGGTTTTTGTAATCTTTTTTTAAATTTAAACAATCCACCTATAAGACAACAATATTTACTTACAAATTTTCATTTACCAAAATCAACACTAATAATGTTAGTAAGTAGCTTTATAGGACTAGATGAAACGATGGAAATTTATAAAACAGCCATAGAGAAAAAATACAGATTTTATTCTTATGGAGATGGGATGATAATAATATGA
- the tatC gene encoding twin-arginine translocase subunit TatC, with the protein MFEELKPHLAELRKRLTISFVSVIIGFFVCFSFWNPILAWMSEPLKEVLPEGSNIIFTQIQEPFFTAMKVAFFTGLILTLPIIFWQFWLFVAPGLYENEKKYVIPFVLSATLMFLCGASFCYYVVVPLGFKFLVNFGGQLFTALPSIGEYVGFFTKILVAFGLAFELPVVTFFFAKLGLVDDQMLKNYSRHAIVIIFIFAAVMTPPDVISQLLMAFPLLGLYGISIMIAKKVNPYKSDDKENEEQSNSTKNDNNE; encoded by the coding sequence ATGTTTGAAGAATTAAAACCTCATTTAGCAGAACTCAGAAAAAGACTTACAATAAGCTTTGTTAGCGTAATAATTGGTTTTTTTGTGTGTTTTAGTTTCTGGAATCCGATACTAGCTTGGATGAGCGAACCATTAAAAGAGGTATTGCCAGAAGGAAGCAATATAATCTTTACACAGATACAAGAGCCATTTTTTACAGCTATGAAAGTAGCCTTTTTTACAGGTCTTATTTTGACACTGCCTATAATTTTTTGGCAATTTTGGTTATTTGTAGCTCCTGGACTTTATGAAAATGAAAAAAAATACGTTATACCATTTGTGCTTTCAGCGACTCTAATGTTTTTATGTGGTGCTTCGTTTTGCTACTATGTTGTTGTTCCACTTGGTTTTAAATTCCTAGTAAATTTTGGCGGTCAATTATTTACAGCACTTCCAAGCATAGGAGAATACGTTGGATTTTTCACAAAAATATTAGTAGCTTTTGGACTAGCATTTGAGCTTCCTGTGGTTACATTTTTCTTTGCAAAGCTTGGATTGGTTGATGATCAAATGCTTAAAAATTATTCAAGACATGCAATAGTGATTATTTTTATATTTGCAGCCGTTATGACACCACCTGATGTTATAAGCCAACTTCTAATGGCTTTCCCACTTCTTGGTCTTTATGGGATATCTATAATGATAGCAAAAAAAGTAAACCCATATAAGAGCGACGATAAGGAAAACGAAGAACAATCAAATTCAACAAAAAATGATAACAATGAATGA
- a CDS encoding RNA pyrophosphohydrolase, with protein sequence MKKKYRPNVAAVILSSAYPLKCDVFIGNRVDLEHVWQFPQGGIDEGENPKDALLRELEEEIGTNQVEILDEYPDWLSYDFPNSAPTKMYPYDGQTQKYFLVKLKGGAKIDLNTKFPEFSKYKFVDVNKIFNDINHFKRPIYTKVLTYFKEKGFF encoded by the coding sequence ATGAAAAAAAAATATAGACCCAATGTGGCAGCTGTTATCTTATCATCAGCTTATCCTTTAAAATGTGATGTTTTTATAGGAAATAGAGTTGATTTAGAACATGTATGGCAGTTTCCGCAGGGCGGTATAGATGAAGGAGAAAATCCCAAGGATGCTCTTTTAAGAGAGTTGGAAGAAGAAATAGGAACAAATCAAGTTGAAATTTTAGATGAATATCCTGATTGGTTGAGTTATGATTTTCCAAACAGTGCACCAACTAAGATGTATCCTTATGATGGACAAACACAAAAGTATTTTTTAGTAAAACTAAAAGGTGGCGCTAAGATTGATTTAAATACTAAATTTCCAGAGTTTAGTAAGTATAAATTTGTTGATGTTAATAAAATTTTTAATGACATAAATCACTTTAAAAGACCGATATATACAAAGGTTTTGACATATTTTAAAGAGAAAGGATTTTTTTAA
- the hemW gene encoding radical SAM family heme chaperone HemW gives MLLYIHIPFCETKCPYCAFGSVVGKDSKANSYFKALVKDLKFQISNFKNLKIKTVFIGGGTPSVVNANLYQEIFDIFLPYCSKNAEITSEANPNSASLQWLKKMKEIGVNRISFGAQSFNEKKLKLLGRAHNAQDAKNAVINAKNAGFKNINVDMIYSTKFDNKKLLKQEIENIKQLKINHLSAYSLTLEENTPFYNKTQYQNNSPILANFIISEIKKAGFKQYEISNFGKACQHNLNYWKGNEYIGIGAYSVGFYDKKRLYASENIDNYIKNPLERKIEKLSKDDLLLEHIFLGARSKIGIDKKKLSQEQIKKAEILKKSRKIIEKNGRYFVKNFLLADEIALFINEN, from the coding sequence TTGCTACTATATATTCATATACCATTTTGTGAAACCAAATGCCCATATTGTGCATTTGGTTCTGTTGTAGGAAAAGACTCAAAAGCCAATAGTTATTTTAAAGCTTTAGTAAAAGATTTAAAATTTCAAATATCAAATTTTAAAAATCTTAAAATTAAAACAGTTTTTATAGGTGGCGGAACACCTAGTGTTGTAAATGCAAATTTATACCAAGAAATTTTTGATATATTTTTACCGTATTGTTCAAAAAATGCCGAGATAACAAGTGAAGCAAATCCAAACTCGGCATCTTTACAGTGGCTAAAAAAAATGAAAGAGATAGGTGTAAACAGGATAAGTTTTGGAGCTCAAAGTTTTAATGAAAAAAAATTAAAATTATTAGGAAGAGCACATAATGCTCAAGATGCAAAAAATGCTGTGATAAATGCAAAAAATGCAGGGTTTAAGAATATAAATGTAGATATGATTTACTCTACAAAATTTGATAACAAGAAACTTTTAAAACAAGAGATTGAAAATATAAAACAACTAAAAATAAATCACTTAAGTGCTTACTCGCTAACACTTGAAGAAAACACACCTTTTTATAACAAAACACAATACCAAAACAATAGCCCGATTTTAGCAAATTTTATAATTTCTGAGATAAAAAAAGCTGGATTTAAACAATACGAAATTTCCAACTTTGGAAAAGCTTGTCAGCATAATCTAAACTACTGGAAAGGAAATGAGTATATAGGCATAGGGGCTTACTCTGTTGGGTTTTATGATAAAAAAAGATTATATGCTAGTGAAAATATAGATAATTACATAAAAAATCCGCTAGAAAGAAAAATTGAAAAATTATCAAAAGATGATTTATTGTTAGAACATATATTTTTAGGCGCTAGAAGCAAAATAGGAATAGATAAAAAAAAATTAAGCCAAGAACAAATCAAAAAAGCTGAAATTTTAAAAAAATCCAGAAAGATTATAGAAAAAAATGGAAGATATTTTGTTAAAAATTTTCTTTTAGCTGATGAAATTGCTCTTTTTATAAATGAAAATTAA
- the tatB gene encoding Sec-independent protein translocase protein TatB produces the protein MFGMSLPEIIMIAVVAVIVLGPDKLPQTMVSIAKALKSIKKSVNDAKVSFDQEIKIAELKEDAKKYKESIEKTTQNVRKKLTFEELDELKKGVTKDINTIQESIKNPTKAIKDTILNDKEEK, from the coding sequence ATGTTTGGAATGAGTCTTCCTGAAATAATAATGATAGCAGTTGTTGCTGTAATAGTCCTAGGTCCTGATAAGCTTCCACAGACTATGGTTAGTATAGCCAAGGCATTAAAAAGCATTAAAAAAAGTGTCAATGATGCAAAAGTAAGCTTTGATCAAGAGATAAAGATAGCAGAACTAAAAGAAGATGCTAAAAAATACAAAGAAAGTATAGAAAAAACAACTCAAAATGTCAGAAAAAAGCTCACTTTTGAAGAGCTAGATGAGCTAAAAAAAGGTGTAACTAAAGATATAAACACTATACAAGAGAGTATAAAAAACCCAACAAAAGCGATAAAAGACACAATACTAAACGATAAAGAAGAAAAATAA